A genomic region of Trueperaceae bacterium contains the following coding sequences:
- a CDS encoding 3-oxoacyl-ACP synthase yields MSARGPGVTGIGTYLPAGRMSAAELAAAADLPEWVVREKLGIAHRVVPGPDDHPTAMGVRAARAALADAGVRPEDVDVVVSITEEYKEYPVWTAGIKLAHDVGAVNAYAYDVGQKCGTAVLALKQARDTILADEGVDTVLVAGGYRNGDLVDLSDPHVRFMYNLGAGAAAFVVQRGRGHELLGSSFRTDGSFSLDVLVPVGGTVEPVTAGNASRFRLQVTDPSGMRERLEAKSMDNFVGVIEDAVRRSGARLEDVAYVAMLHVKRSAHEALLSRLGLPLERSIYLSDYGHIGQVDQALSLELARREGRLAAGDLVVLVAAGVGYVWNAICLRWGGEARPAREVAP; encoded by the coding sequence ATGAGCGCGCGCGGTCCCGGAGTCACGGGCATAGGCACCTACCTGCCCGCCGGCCGCATGAGCGCAGCCGAGCTGGCGGCCGCCGCCGACCTGCCCGAGTGGGTGGTCCGCGAGAAGCTCGGCATCGCCCACCGCGTGGTGCCGGGGCCCGACGACCACCCGACCGCCATGGGCGTGAGGGCCGCGCGGGCCGCACTCGCCGACGCGGGGGTGCGGCCCGAGGACGTCGACGTCGTCGTCTCCATCACCGAGGAGTACAAGGAGTACCCGGTCTGGACCGCGGGCATCAAGCTCGCGCACGACGTCGGCGCGGTGAACGCCTACGCCTACGACGTCGGGCAGAAGTGCGGCACCGCCGTGCTGGCGCTGAAGCAGGCGCGCGACACGATCCTCGCCGACGAGGGCGTCGACACCGTGCTCGTCGCCGGCGGCTACCGCAACGGCGACCTCGTGGACCTCTCCGACCCGCACGTGCGGTTCATGTACAACCTCGGCGCCGGCGCCGCGGCCTTCGTCGTGCAGCGGGGCCGCGGGCACGAGCTGCTCGGCTCGTCCTTCCGCACCGACGGCAGCTTCTCGCTCGACGTGCTGGTGCCCGTGGGGGGCACGGTGGAGCCGGTGACGGCCGGGAACGCCTCCAGGTTCCGCCTGCAGGTGACGGACCCTTCCGGCATGAGGGAGCGGCTCGAGGCCAAGAGCATGGACAACTTCGTGGGCGTGATCGAGGACGCGGTGCGCCGGTCCGGCGCCCGCTTGGAGGACGTCGCCTACGTGGCCATGCTGCACGTCAAGCGCTCGGCGCACGAGGCGCTGCTCTCGCGCCTCGGCCTGCCGCTGGAGAGGTCCATCTACCTCAGCGACTACGGCCACATCGGTCAGGTCGACCAGGCGCTCTCGCTCGAGCTCGCCCGCCGGGAGGGCAGGCTCGCGGCCGGCGACCTGGTCGTGCTCGTGGCGGCCGGCGTCGGCTACGTGTGGAACGCGATCTGCCTGCGCTGGGGCGGCGAGGCGCGGCCCGCCAGGGAGGTGGCGCCGTGA
- a CDS encoding TetR/AcrR family transcriptional regulator: MSELPVPSTARGEATRRRLLEAAEAEIGENGYAATSVAAITRRAGVAQGTFYLYFRSKKDALVELVRHMGHSLRAALARATSGAADRLEAERLGFRAFVAFSLEHQNLYKVVMESQFVEESAYREYYQTLADAYAVNLSRAQGRGEVRAGDPAALAWALMGVAHFLGLRFPIWERRPPPDEVMDTVFAFISAGLAPDGRARGDGGPSAGAGTSRGDEAAGPAPAGRRGDGTERPRRRRRTARAGDA; encoded by the coding sequence ATGAGCGAGCTACCGGTCCCGAGCACGGCTCGGGGCGAGGCCACGAGACGCAGGCTCCTGGAGGCGGCCGAGGCGGAGATCGGCGAGAACGGCTACGCCGCCACCTCGGTGGCGGCCATCACGCGCCGCGCCGGCGTGGCGCAGGGCACCTTCTACCTCTACTTCCGCAGCAAGAAGGACGCCCTCGTGGAGCTCGTGCGGCACATGGGCCACAGCCTCAGGGCCGCCCTGGCGCGGGCCACTAGCGGCGCCGCGGACAGGCTCGAGGCCGAGCGCCTCGGCTTCCGCGCTTTCGTGGCGTTCTCGCTCGAGCACCAGAACCTCTACAAGGTCGTCATGGAATCGCAGTTCGTCGAGGAGTCGGCCTACCGCGAGTACTACCAGACCCTCGCCGACGCCTACGCCGTCAACCTCTCCCGGGCCCAGGGACGGGGGGAGGTGCGCGCTGGGGACCCGGCGGCGCTCGCCTGGGCGCTCATGGGCGTCGCGCACTTCCTGGGCCTCCGCTTCCCCATCTGGGAGCGTCGCCCGCCGCCCGACGAGGTCATGGACACCGTGTTCGCGTTCATCAGCGCGGGGCTGGCGCCGGACGGCAGGGCGCGGGGCGACGGGGGGCCTTCCGCGGGCGCCGGCACCAGCCGCGGTGACGAAGCCGCGGGGCCGGCACCGGCGGGCCGCCGTGGGGACGGGACCGAACGGCCGCGCCGGAGGCGCCGGACCGCCCGCGCGGGAGACGCATGA
- a CDS encoding cytochrome c, which translates to MSEEDMAALVAEGETLYLSRARPTPCAECHGEQGEGTRAPTLIGSRIVGDGERFVRRLLFGGQLMPAFATLTDREIAAVTTYVRNSWGNEFGPVTEEEVSRLR; encoded by the coding sequence GTGAGCGAGGAGGACATGGCTGCCCTCGTGGCCGAGGGCGAGACGCTCTACCTGAGCAGGGCGCGTCCCACCCCATGTGCCGAGTGTCACGGCGAGCAGGGCGAGGGCACGCGAGCGCCCACCCTCATCGGCAGCAGGATCGTCGGGGACGGTGAGCGCTTCGTGCGCCGCCTGCTGTTCGGAGGGCAGCTCATGCCTGCCTTCGCAACTTTGACCGACAGGGAGATAGCGGCCGTGACGACCTACGTGCGCAACTCATGGGGGAACGAGTTCGGTCCTGTGACGGAGGAGGAGGTGAGTCGCCTGCGCTAG